A window from Urocitellus parryii isolate mUroPar1 chromosome 1, mUroPar1.hap1, whole genome shotgun sequence encodes these proteins:
- the Srprb gene encoding LOW QUALITY PROTEIN: signal recognition particle receptor subunit beta (The sequence of the model RefSeq protein was modified relative to this genomic sequence to represent the inferred CDS: deleted 1 base in 1 codon), which translates to MGDTGGAGGTFQPYLDSLRQELQQRDPTLLSVLVSLLVVLLTLVLWKFIWSRKSSQRAVLLVGLCDSGKTLLFVRLLTGHYRDTQTSITDSSAVYRVNNNRGNSLTLIDLPGHESLRLQFLEWFKSSARAVLFFLDCAAFQPEVKDVAEFLYQVLIDSMSLKNTPSFLIACNKQDIAMAKSAKLIQQQLEKELNTLRVPRSAAPSTLDNSSTIPVQLGKKGKEFEFSQLPLKVEFLECSAKGGRGDTGSADMQDLEKWLGKIA; encoded by the exons GGGGCACCTTCCAACCCTACCTAGACTCCTTGAGGCAGGAGCTGCAGCAGAGGGACCCAACGTTGTTGTCAGTACTGGTGTCGCTCCTCGTAGTTCTGCTGACTCTGGTGCTCTGGAAGTTCATCTGGAGCAGAAAGAGCAGTCAGAGAGCTGTTCTCCTTGTTGGTCTTTGTGATTCCGGGAAGACATTGCTGTTTGTCAGGTTGTTAACAGGCCATTACAGAGACACTCAGACTTCCATTACTGACAGCTCTGCTGTATACAGAGTCAACAATAACAGGGGCAACAGCTTGACCTTGATTGACCTCCCTGGACATGAGAGCTTAAGGCTTCAGTTCTTGGAGTGGTTTAAGTCTTCAGCCAGggctgtt cttttttttttggactgcGCAGCATTCCAGCCAGAGGTGAAGGATGTGGCCGAGTTTCTGTATCAAGTCCTCATTGATAGTATGAGTCTGAAGAACACGCCATCATTCTTGATAGCCTGCAACAAGCAAGATATTGCAATGGCAAAATCAGCAAAATTAATTCAGCAACAGCTTGAGAAAGAACTCAACACCTTACGAGTTCCGCGTTCTGCTGCCCCCAGCACTCTGGATAATTCCAGCACCATCCCTGTTCAGCTGGGAAAGAAAGGCAAAGAGTTTGAATTCTCACAGTTGCCCCTCAAAGTGGAGTTCCTTGAGTGCAGTGCCAAGGGCGGAAGAGGAGACACTGGCTCTGCTGACATGCAGGACTTGGAGAAATGGCTGGGGAAAATCGCCTGA